One genomic region from Bombus terrestris chromosome 15, iyBomTerr1.2, whole genome shotgun sequence encodes:
- the LOC100646927 gene encoding cullin-associated NEDD8-dissociated protein 1 isoform X2 produces the protein MVSDKEQLRDISSIGLKTVISELPLGSSALVANVCKRITGRLSSAIEKQEDVSVQLEALDIMADLLSRFGALLITFHSTILAALLPQLSSPRQAVRKRTIIALSHLLTSSNNYLYNKLVDHLLEGLYTQTAKNVIRTYIQCIASICRQAGHRFGEQIEKVMPLIVQYSNEDDDELREYCLQAFESFVYRCPKEITPHINKIIEICLVYITYDPNYNYDDDMNEMSDGEDIMMEVEEDGEEDAEDEYSDDDDMSWKVRRAAAKCLEAVVSSRRELLPELYKVVSPALISRFKEREENVKSDIFHAYIALLRQTRPATGVALDPDAMEDDDGPIALLQQQVPLIVKAVHRQMKEKSIKTRQDCFSLLKELVLVLPGALSNHIPALIPGIQYSLGDKNSSSNMKIDTLAFVHTLLITHQPEVFHAHMAVLAPPIILAVGDPFYKITAEALLVLQQLVQVIRPHDKTCYFDFTSLSGEIYRCTLMRLRTADIDQEVKERAIACMGQILAHFGDTLSDELHVCLPIFLDRLRNEITRLTTVKALTCIAASPLRVDLNQIMEEAIPILGSFLRKNQRALKLCSLPLLDTLVRNYSSTLHADLLDKVTTELPALLNETDLHIAQLTLNLLTTIAKLHPVALTRVSDNILPEILVLVKSPLLQGVALNSMLEFFQALVQADIPGLGYRELLSMLLAPVSQSVLHKQAYHSLAKCAAALTITWHQEAQAVVEQFLKDVQNPQSDAQHIFALLVIGEIGRHVDLSEISSLKHIILNSFSSHSEEVKSAASYTLGNIAVGNLPKYLPFILKEIEAQPKRQYLLLHSLKEIITCQSASPSGVSHLQNFVPSIWMLLYRHCECTEEGTRNVVAECLGKLTLIDPATLLPRLQESLKSTSALLRTTTVTAVKFTISDQPQQIDAMLKQRMDSFLVALEDPDLNVRRVALVAFNSAAHNKPMLIRDLLDSVLPHLYAETKIKKELIREVEMGPFKHTVDDGLDLRKAAFECMYTLLDSCLDRLDVFEFLNHVENGLRDHYDIKMLTYLMTARLAQLCPTAVLQRLERLVEPLKSTCTLKVKANSVKQEYEKQDELKRSALRAVAALLTIPDADKNPSLSEFVTQIKSTPDLQPLFEIIQKDCTGSNMNETNVMDQS, from the exons ATGGTATCAGATAAAGAACAATTAAGGGATATTTCTAGTATTGGATTGAAGACTGTAATATCTGAGCTTCCTTTGGGATCCAGTGCACTTGTCGCGAATGTTTGTAAACGAATAACCGGCCGACTAAGTAGTGCTATAGAAAAA CAGGAGGATGTATCCGTACAACTCGAAGCACTCGATATTATGGCCGATTTACTGTCTCGATTTGGTGCTTTGCTAATTACCTTCCATTCCACTATTTTGGCTGCATTGTTGCCGCAACTTTCTTCTCCTCGTCAAGCAGTTAGAAAGCGTACTATAATAGCATTGAGTCACCTCCTAACTTCAAGCAACAATTATTTGTACAATAAACTTGTAGATCATCTACTTGAAGGACTTTATACTCAAACAGCAAAAAATGTAATACGTACTTATATACAATGCATTGCTTCCATTTG TCGTCAAGCAGGTCACAGATTTGGAGagcaaatagaaaaagttatGCCATTAATTGTACAGTATAGTAACGAGGATGACGATGAGTTGAGAGAGTATTGTTTGCAAGCATTTGAATCTTTTGTATACAGATGCCCTAAAGAAATTACTCCACATATAAATAAA ATTATAGAAATCTGTTTGGTTTACATTACATATGATCCAAATTACAATTACGATGATGATATGAACGAAATGTCCGATGGAGAAGATATTATGATGGAAGTAGAAGAAGATGGAGAAGAGGACGCGGAAGACGAATATTCAGATGATGATGACATGAGTTGGAAAGTTCGTAGGGCAGCTGCAAAGTGCCTGGAAGCTGTTGTGTCTAGTAGACGGGAGCTTCTTCCCGAACTTTATAAAGTTGTTTCTCCGGCTTTGATTTCCAGATTTAAAG AAAGGGAGGAAAATGTAAAGTCTGATATTTTCCATGCATACATTGCACTTCTAAGACAAACAAGACCAGCTACTGGTGTGGCTCTTGATCCAGATGCAATGGAAGATGATGATGGACCTATTGCATTGCTACAGCAACAAGTCCCATTAATCGTGAAAGCTGTCCATCgtcaaatgaaagaaaaaagtattaaaacgaGACAAGATTGTTTCTCACTGTTGAAAGAATTAGTGCTCGTATTGCCCGGTGCTTTAAGTAATCATATACCTGCGTTGATACCTGGTATACAATATTCTTTGGGAGACAAAAATTCTTCATCCAATATGAAGATTGATACATTGGCATTTGTACATACGTTATTGATAACTCATCAACCGGAAGTGTTTCACGCTCATATGGCAGTTTTAGCGCCACCGATTATATTAGCTGTCGGAGAtccgttttataaaattacagcaGAAGCATTGCTGGTATTACAACAACTTGTGCAAGTAATCAGGCCACATG atAAAACATGTTACTTTGATTTTACATCATTATCTGGGGaaatatatcgttgcacgttaaTGAGATTGAGAACAGCAGACATCGATCAAGAAGTAAAGGAAAGAGCAATCGCATGCATGGGTCAAATTCTCGCACATTTTGGAGATACTTTGTCTGACGAATTGCATGTATGCCTTCCTATATTCCTGGATAGACTACGTAATGAGATCACTCGACTTACGACAGTGAAAGCTTTGACATGTATAGCAGCGTCTCCTCTAAGAGTAGATCTTAATCAAATTATG GAAGAAGCAATTCCAATTCTTGGATCTTTTCTGAGAAAAAATCAACGGGCATTAAAATTATGTTCTCTTCCACTTCTGGATACCTTGGTTCGAAACTATAGCTCTACTCTTCACGCTGATTTATTGGataag gtTACTACAGAATTACCAGCATTATTAAACGAGACCGATCTACATATTGCACAATTAACCCTTAATCTTCTCACCACCATAGCGAAGTTACATCCAGTTGCTCTTACAAGGGTTTCTGATAACATCCTTCCGGAAATATTAGTTCTGGTGAAGTCTCCACTTCTACAAg GTGTAGCTTTGAATTCGATGTTGGAATTTTTCCAAGCATTAGTACAAGCAGATATACCAGGTCTTGGTTACAGAGAACTGCTCTCAATGTTGTTAGCTCCTGTCAGTCAATCTGTACTTCACAAACAAGCTTATCATTCTCTCGCAAAATGTGCAGCTGCATTAACAATCACATGGCATCAAGAAGCTCAAGCGGTAGTCGAGCAATTTCTGAAAGACGTTCAAAATCCTCAAAGTGATGCGCAGCATATTTTTGCATTATTGGTTATTGGTGAAATAGGTAGACATGT GGATTTGAGTGAAATCAGTTCTCTGAAACATATAATTTTGAATTCATTCTCTTCCCATTCAGAGGAGGTAAAATCAGCAGCTAGTTATACATTGGGTAACATAGCTGTTGGTAATCTTCCAAAATACTTGCCATTCATCTTGAAAGAAATCGAGGCACAACCAAAGCGTCAATATCTTCTTTTACATTCGTTGAAAGAG ATAATTACATGTCAATCTGCTAGTCCATCCGGGGTATCTCATTTGCAAAATTTCGTGCCTTCGATTTGGATGCTTTTGTACAGGCATTGTGAATGCACGGAAGAAGGTACCCGTAACGTTGTAGCAGAGTGCCTAGGAAAACTTACATTGATCGATCCCGCTACTTTACTGCCCAGATTACAAGAGTCATTAAAATCAACATCTGCTCTTTTGAGAACTACTACAGTTACCGCTGTTAAATTTACTATTTCTGACCAG CCACAACAAATCGATGCTATGTTAAAACAACGTATGGATAGTTTCTTAGTTGCTTTGGAAGATCCTGATTTGAATGTCAGAAGGGTAGCTTTAGTTGCATTTAATTCAGCAGCACACAATAAACCAATGCTCATAAGAGATTTATTAGATTCCGTGTTACCACATCTTTACGCTGAAACTAAGATAAAG aaaGAACTAATAAGAGAGGTGGAAATGGGTCCCTTCAAACATACAGTAGATGATGGCTTAGATCTCAGAAAGGCAGCATTCGAGTGCATGTATACATTACTCGATTCTTGTTTGGATCGTCTTGATGTTTTCGAATTCTTAAATCACGTTGAGAATGGTCTCAGAGATCATTATGACATTAAGATGTTAACTTATCTAATGACTGCGAGACTTGCTCAATTATGTCCTACAGCAGTTTTGCAGA GGTTAGAACGATTAGTTGAACCATTAAAAAGCACTTGTACACTGAAGGTAAAAGCAAATTCGGTCAAACAGGAATATGAAAAACAAGATGAACTTAAGCGTTCGGCATTAAGAGCTGTGGCAGCATTGTTAACTATTCCAGATGCCG aCAAAAATCCATCGTTAAGCGAATTTGTAACGCAGATCAAATCGACACCCGACTTACAACCACTTTTCGAGATAATCCAAAAAGATTGTACTGGTAGTAATATGAATGAAACCAATGTGATGGATCAGAGCTAA
- the LOC100647121 gene encoding PCNA-associated factor: MVRTKADRVPTRAVGSKASHKTTKSTPVKKSSSSSKGKSYSGGNPYHPRETPEWQKPITCFLNQGSVNQSKDLSKAQEAAGEDPSQVVKNESD, from the exons atggtgaGAACAAAGGCAGATCGCGTCCCTACAAGag cTGTTGGTAGCAAAGCATCACATAAAACTACGAAAAGTACGCCAGTTAAGAAATCAAGTAGCAGTAGCAAAG GAAAGAGTTATTCAGGTGGTAATCCGTATCATCCAAGGGAAACTCCAGAATGGCAGAAGCCTATTACATGTTTTCTCAACCAAGGTTCTGTGAATCAATCTAAAGATTTGTCAAAAGCTCAG gaAGCTGCTGGTGAAGATCCTAGCCAAGTAGTAAAAAATGAGTCGGATTAG
- the LOC100646684 gene encoding DDB1- and CUL4-associated factor 7, whose amino-acid sequence MALHSVPPKRKEIYKYEAPWPLYSINWSVRPDKRFRLALGSFVEEYNNKVQIVSLDEETSEFSAKSTFDHPYPTTKIMWIPDSKGLFPDLLATSGDYLRVWRAAEPETRLECVLNNNKNSDFCAPLTSFDWNEVDPNLIGTSSIDTTCTIWGLETGQVLGRVNMVTGHVKTQLIAHDKEVYDIAFSRAGGGRDMFASVGADGSVRMFDLRHLEHSTIIYEDPQHTPLLRLAWNKQDPNYLATVAMDACEVIILDVRVPCTPVARLNNHRASVNGIAWAPHSSCHICTAGDDHQALIWDIQQMPRAIEDPILAYTAAEGEVNQIQWGATQPDWIAICYNKAAEILRV is encoded by the exons ATGGCGTTACATAGTGTACCgccaaaaagaaaagaaatctataAATATGAGGCACCATGGCCTTTGTACAGTATTAATTGGTCAGTAAGACCTGATAAGCGATTTCGTTTGGCTCTTGGTAGTTTTGTGGAAGAATATAACAATAAAGTACAAATAGTTTCATTGGATGAAGAGACTTCTGAATTTAGTGCCAAAAGTACATTTGATCATCCATATCCAACTACAAAAATTATGTGGATACCTGATAGTAAag GTTTGTTTCCAGATCTTTTAGCTACATCTGGAGACTATCTAAGAGTTTGGAGAGCAGCTGAACCAGAAACTCGTTTAGAATgtgttttaaataataataaaaattcagatttttgTGCCCCTCTTACATCTTTTGACTGGAATGAAGTAGATCCAAATTTAATTGGTACTTCTAGTATAGATACAACATGTACTATTTGGGGATTGGAAACTGGTCAAGTTTTGGGTAGAGTTAATATGGTCACTGGCCACGTTAAGACACAGTTAATTGCTCATGATAAAGAAGTATATGACATAGCATTTAGCCGCGCTGGTGGTGGTCGTGACATGTTTGCATCTGTTGGTGCAGATGGTTCTGTGAGAATGTTTGATTTACGACATTTGGAACATTCAACGATAATATATGAAGACCCGCAACATACACCGCTTTTGAGACTTGCATGGAATAAGCAGGACCCTAATTATCTTGCAACAGTTGCAATGGACGCGTGTGAAGTAATTATTTTAGACGTCCGCGTGCCATGTACACCAGTTGCGAGACTTAATAATCATAG AGCAAGCGTTAATGGTATTGCTTGGGCACCACATTCGTCTTGCCACATTTGTACGGCGGGAGATGATCATCAGGCATTAATTTGGGACATACAACAAATGCCACGAGCCATCGAGGATCCGATTCTTGCCTACACCGCTGCCGAAGGAGAAGTGAATCAAATTCAATGGGGCGCCACACAACCTGACTGGATTGCAATTTGTTATAACAAAGCGGCGGAAATTCTCAGGGTgtaa
- the LOC100646927 gene encoding cullin-associated NEDD8-dissociated protein 1 isoform X1 codes for MASVSYQIANLLEKMTSTDKDFRFMATNDLMSELQKDNIKLDDDSERKVVKMLLKLLEDKNGEVQNLAVKCLGPLVNKVKEYQVETIVDALCINMVSDKEQLRDISSIGLKTVISELPLGSSALVANVCKRITGRLSSAIEKQEDVSVQLEALDIMADLLSRFGALLITFHSTILAALLPQLSSPRQAVRKRTIIALSHLLTSSNNYLYNKLVDHLLEGLYTQTAKNVIRTYIQCIASICRQAGHRFGEQIEKVMPLIVQYSNEDDDELREYCLQAFESFVYRCPKEITPHINKIIEICLVYITYDPNYNYDDDMNEMSDGEDIMMEVEEDGEEDAEDEYSDDDDMSWKVRRAAAKCLEAVVSSRRELLPELYKVVSPALISRFKEREENVKSDIFHAYIALLRQTRPATGVALDPDAMEDDDGPIALLQQQVPLIVKAVHRQMKEKSIKTRQDCFSLLKELVLVLPGALSNHIPALIPGIQYSLGDKNSSSNMKIDTLAFVHTLLITHQPEVFHAHMAVLAPPIILAVGDPFYKITAEALLVLQQLVQVIRPHDKTCYFDFTSLSGEIYRCTLMRLRTADIDQEVKERAIACMGQILAHFGDTLSDELHVCLPIFLDRLRNEITRLTTVKALTCIAASPLRVDLNQIMEEAIPILGSFLRKNQRALKLCSLPLLDTLVRNYSSTLHADLLDKVTTELPALLNETDLHIAQLTLNLLTTIAKLHPVALTRVSDNILPEILVLVKSPLLQGVALNSMLEFFQALVQADIPGLGYRELLSMLLAPVSQSVLHKQAYHSLAKCAAALTITWHQEAQAVVEQFLKDVQNPQSDAQHIFALLVIGEIGRHVDLSEISSLKHIILNSFSSHSEEVKSAASYTLGNIAVGNLPKYLPFILKEIEAQPKRQYLLLHSLKEIITCQSASPSGVSHLQNFVPSIWMLLYRHCECTEEGTRNVVAECLGKLTLIDPATLLPRLQESLKSTSALLRTTTVTAVKFTISDQPQQIDAMLKQRMDSFLVALEDPDLNVRRVALVAFNSAAHNKPMLIRDLLDSVLPHLYAETKIKKELIREVEMGPFKHTVDDGLDLRKAAFECMYTLLDSCLDRLDVFEFLNHVENGLRDHYDIKMLTYLMTARLAQLCPTAVLQRLERLVEPLKSTCTLKVKANSVKQEYEKQDELKRSALRAVAALLTIPDADKNPSLSEFVTQIKSTPDLQPLFEIIQKDCTGSNMNETNVMDQS; via the exons ATGGCTAGTGTTTCTTATCAAATTGCAAACCTGCTAGAAAAG ATGACATCCACTGATAAGGACTTCAGATTTATGGCAACCAATGATTTAATGAGCGAACTCCAAAAAGACAATATTAAACTGGATGATGATTCAGAACGTAAAGTTGTGAAAATGCTTCTAAAACTGTTAGAGGATAAAAATGGAGAAGTACAAAATCTTGCTGTAAAATG TTTGGGCCCACTAGTCAATAAGGTAAAGGAGTACCAGGTGGAAACTATTGTAGATGCCTTATGCATTAACATGGTATCAGATAAAGAACAATTAAGGGATATTTCTAGTATTGGATTGAAGACTGTAATATCTGAGCTTCCTTTGGGATCCAGTGCACTTGTCGCGAATGTTTGTAAACGAATAACCGGCCGACTAAGTAGTGCTATAGAAAAA CAGGAGGATGTATCCGTACAACTCGAAGCACTCGATATTATGGCCGATTTACTGTCTCGATTTGGTGCTTTGCTAATTACCTTCCATTCCACTATTTTGGCTGCATTGTTGCCGCAACTTTCTTCTCCTCGTCAAGCAGTTAGAAAGCGTACTATAATAGCATTGAGTCACCTCCTAACTTCAAGCAACAATTATTTGTACAATAAACTTGTAGATCATCTACTTGAAGGACTTTATACTCAAACAGCAAAAAATGTAATACGTACTTATATACAATGCATTGCTTCCATTTG TCGTCAAGCAGGTCACAGATTTGGAGagcaaatagaaaaagttatGCCATTAATTGTACAGTATAGTAACGAGGATGACGATGAGTTGAGAGAGTATTGTTTGCAAGCATTTGAATCTTTTGTATACAGATGCCCTAAAGAAATTACTCCACATATAAATAAA ATTATAGAAATCTGTTTGGTTTACATTACATATGATCCAAATTACAATTACGATGATGATATGAACGAAATGTCCGATGGAGAAGATATTATGATGGAAGTAGAAGAAGATGGAGAAGAGGACGCGGAAGACGAATATTCAGATGATGATGACATGAGTTGGAAAGTTCGTAGGGCAGCTGCAAAGTGCCTGGAAGCTGTTGTGTCTAGTAGACGGGAGCTTCTTCCCGAACTTTATAAAGTTGTTTCTCCGGCTTTGATTTCCAGATTTAAAG AAAGGGAGGAAAATGTAAAGTCTGATATTTTCCATGCATACATTGCACTTCTAAGACAAACAAGACCAGCTACTGGTGTGGCTCTTGATCCAGATGCAATGGAAGATGATGATGGACCTATTGCATTGCTACAGCAACAAGTCCCATTAATCGTGAAAGCTGTCCATCgtcaaatgaaagaaaaaagtattaaaacgaGACAAGATTGTTTCTCACTGTTGAAAGAATTAGTGCTCGTATTGCCCGGTGCTTTAAGTAATCATATACCTGCGTTGATACCTGGTATACAATATTCTTTGGGAGACAAAAATTCTTCATCCAATATGAAGATTGATACATTGGCATTTGTACATACGTTATTGATAACTCATCAACCGGAAGTGTTTCACGCTCATATGGCAGTTTTAGCGCCACCGATTATATTAGCTGTCGGAGAtccgttttataaaattacagcaGAAGCATTGCTGGTATTACAACAACTTGTGCAAGTAATCAGGCCACATG atAAAACATGTTACTTTGATTTTACATCATTATCTGGGGaaatatatcgttgcacgttaaTGAGATTGAGAACAGCAGACATCGATCAAGAAGTAAAGGAAAGAGCAATCGCATGCATGGGTCAAATTCTCGCACATTTTGGAGATACTTTGTCTGACGAATTGCATGTATGCCTTCCTATATTCCTGGATAGACTACGTAATGAGATCACTCGACTTACGACAGTGAAAGCTTTGACATGTATAGCAGCGTCTCCTCTAAGAGTAGATCTTAATCAAATTATG GAAGAAGCAATTCCAATTCTTGGATCTTTTCTGAGAAAAAATCAACGGGCATTAAAATTATGTTCTCTTCCACTTCTGGATACCTTGGTTCGAAACTATAGCTCTACTCTTCACGCTGATTTATTGGataag gtTACTACAGAATTACCAGCATTATTAAACGAGACCGATCTACATATTGCACAATTAACCCTTAATCTTCTCACCACCATAGCGAAGTTACATCCAGTTGCTCTTACAAGGGTTTCTGATAACATCCTTCCGGAAATATTAGTTCTGGTGAAGTCTCCACTTCTACAAg GTGTAGCTTTGAATTCGATGTTGGAATTTTTCCAAGCATTAGTACAAGCAGATATACCAGGTCTTGGTTACAGAGAACTGCTCTCAATGTTGTTAGCTCCTGTCAGTCAATCTGTACTTCACAAACAAGCTTATCATTCTCTCGCAAAATGTGCAGCTGCATTAACAATCACATGGCATCAAGAAGCTCAAGCGGTAGTCGAGCAATTTCTGAAAGACGTTCAAAATCCTCAAAGTGATGCGCAGCATATTTTTGCATTATTGGTTATTGGTGAAATAGGTAGACATGT GGATTTGAGTGAAATCAGTTCTCTGAAACATATAATTTTGAATTCATTCTCTTCCCATTCAGAGGAGGTAAAATCAGCAGCTAGTTATACATTGGGTAACATAGCTGTTGGTAATCTTCCAAAATACTTGCCATTCATCTTGAAAGAAATCGAGGCACAACCAAAGCGTCAATATCTTCTTTTACATTCGTTGAAAGAG ATAATTACATGTCAATCTGCTAGTCCATCCGGGGTATCTCATTTGCAAAATTTCGTGCCTTCGATTTGGATGCTTTTGTACAGGCATTGTGAATGCACGGAAGAAGGTACCCGTAACGTTGTAGCAGAGTGCCTAGGAAAACTTACATTGATCGATCCCGCTACTTTACTGCCCAGATTACAAGAGTCATTAAAATCAACATCTGCTCTTTTGAGAACTACTACAGTTACCGCTGTTAAATTTACTATTTCTGACCAG CCACAACAAATCGATGCTATGTTAAAACAACGTATGGATAGTTTCTTAGTTGCTTTGGAAGATCCTGATTTGAATGTCAGAAGGGTAGCTTTAGTTGCATTTAATTCAGCAGCACACAATAAACCAATGCTCATAAGAGATTTATTAGATTCCGTGTTACCACATCTTTACGCTGAAACTAAGATAAAG aaaGAACTAATAAGAGAGGTGGAAATGGGTCCCTTCAAACATACAGTAGATGATGGCTTAGATCTCAGAAAGGCAGCATTCGAGTGCATGTATACATTACTCGATTCTTGTTTGGATCGTCTTGATGTTTTCGAATTCTTAAATCACGTTGAGAATGGTCTCAGAGATCATTATGACATTAAGATGTTAACTTATCTAATGACTGCGAGACTTGCTCAATTATGTCCTACAGCAGTTTTGCAGA GGTTAGAACGATTAGTTGAACCATTAAAAAGCACTTGTACACTGAAGGTAAAAGCAAATTCGGTCAAACAGGAATATGAAAAACAAGATGAACTTAAGCGTTCGGCATTAAGAGCTGTGGCAGCATTGTTAACTATTCCAGATGCCG aCAAAAATCCATCGTTAAGCGAATTTGTAACGCAGATCAAATCGACACCCGACTTACAACCACTTTTCGAGATAATCCAAAAAGATTGTACTGGTAGTAATATGAATGAAACCAATGTGATGGATCAGAGCTAA
- the LOC100647240 gene encoding succinate--CoA ligase [ADP-forming] subunit beta, mitochondrial, whose product MATMLSRTISIVENFTRFNGSKILGCKTNLVNQSVRNLNVHEHISYSLLNEAGVPTPKFGVAKTADEAAKLAADLKTKDIVLKAQVLAGGRGKGHFKGTSISGVKMCETPEEAKKLASQMLGKLLITKQTGEAGRICNAVMVTQRMFPRKEYYLAVMMERAFGGPVIIASSQGGVNIEEVAATNPSAIMYEPIDIHKGITKEQADRIAVKLGLQNVKDYISNIIMNLYKMFLKKDALLLEVNPLAEDVNGEYFALDCKCRFDDNAEFRQKELFSLRDWSQEDTKEVEAAKYDLNYIALDGNIGCMVNGAGLAMATMDIIKLHGGEPANFLDVGGGASTSAVKEAFKIITSDSRVHALLVNIFGGIMRCDVIAEGIIAATKELSLKIPVVVRLQGTNVDEAKALIANAGLKIVPIDDLDEAARVAVKLSTIVKLAQSENLSVNFEIPSIS is encoded by the exons ATGGCCACCATGTTGTCTCGGACTATCTCAATCGTTGAAAATTTTACCCGATTCAATGGGTCAAAG aTACTGGGATGCAAAACCAACTTAGTAAATCAATCAGTCAGGAATTTGAATGTTCATGAACACATCAGTTACAGTTTATTAAATGAAGCTGGAGTTCCAACTCCTAAATTTGGAGTTGCTAAAACTGCAGATGAAGCTGCTAAACTTGCTGCTGATTTGAAGACCAAAGATATTGTTTTGAAGGCACAAGTCTTAGCTGGTGGCAGAGGAAAGGGACATTTTAAAGGAACTAGCATTAGTGGTGTAAAGATGTGTGAAAC accAGAAGAAGCAAAAAAATTAGCCAGTCAAATGTTAGGTAAATTGTTAATTACTAAACAGACAGGTGAAGCAGGTAGGATATGCAATGCAGTGATGGTTACACAACGTATGTTTCCTCGTAAAGAATACTATCTTGCAGTTATGATGGAAAGAGCCTTTGGT GGTCCAGTCATAATAGCTTCAAGTCAAGGTGGTGTAAATATTGAGGAAGTTGCTGCAACAAATCCTAGTGCTATCATGTATGAACCCATTGATATACATAAGGGTATTACGAAAGAGCAAGCAGATCGAATTGCTGTTAAACTTGGACTTCAGAATGTTAAAGATTATATTTCTAACATCATCATGAACCTgtataaaatgtttcttaagAAAGATGCTCTTTTATTAGAAGTGAATCCTTTAGCAGAAGATGTTAATGGAGAAT ATTTTGCTTTGGACTGCAAGTGCAGATTTGATGATAATGCTGAATTTAGACAAAAAGAACTATTTTCCTTAAGAGATTGGAGTCAGGAAGATACTAAAGAAGTTGAAGCTGCTAAATatgatttaaattatattgcaCTTGATGGTAACATTGGTTGTATGGTAAATGGAGCTGGTCTAGCTATGGCTACTATGGACATCATAAAATTGCATGGAGGTGAACCAGCTAATTTCTTAGATGTAGGCGGTGGTGCGTCTACATCTGCCGTGAaagaagcatttaaaataattacatcAGATTCACGA gTTCACGCTCTTTTGGTCAACATATTTGGTGGAATAATGAGATGCGATGTTATCGCAGAAGGAATTATTGCTGCAACTAAAGAACTTAGCTTAAAAATTCCTGTTGTTGTTCGATTACAG GGTACAAATGTAGACGAAGCAAAAGCTCTTATTGCAAATGCAGGTTTAAAAATTGTACCAATAGATGATCTTGATGAAGCTGCCCGAGTTGCGGTTAAATTATCAACGATTGTTAAATTAGCACAATCTGAAAATCTTAGCGTTAATTTTGAAATACCTTCGATTTCATAA
- the LOC100646805 gene encoding transmembrane protein 205, with the protein MCVRTLFGTESSGPVVVYNNQNKLQKAKEKYMKLHDDLVTKELEMLKQRKTQTVFIPELADDILRASTINYSSLLKALSNYYESIQQTKIFKILFYTTQPAHVIMIAAVLCVTSALVPTTDRIHVSHPQSRIAAFIYLASFVMHLGAQIWMTFVSGLTLYFALPRHTFGEVQRILFPRYFTINACLSLTTLLIFVKHHPIHTWNTEIAIQVGGMSSAFFLELLIRLYLTPPLLRLIVQKNTLERAAGVGNEIGVHNPGPLKHCPHYLKIHQAFRRVHVYIAMGNMLTMGCTVLHLHYIASKLCFI; encoded by the exons atGTGTGTACGTACGTTGTTCGGTACCGAAAGTAGCGGGCCGGTAGTGGTATACAATAATCAGAACAAGCTCCAAAAAGCAAAAGAGAAGTACATGAAGCTACACGATGATCTGGTCACTAAGGAATTGGAGATGCTCAAACAGCGGAAGACTCAGACAGTCTTCATACCAGAACTTGCTGATGACATCTTGAGGGCAAGCACCATAAACTATAGCTCACTTTTGAAAGCCTTGTCCAATTACTATGAATCTATACAACAAACTAAGATTTTCAA AATTCTATTTTACACGACGCAACCGGCTCATGTGATTATGATCGCAGCAGTCCTATGCGTGACATCGGCTCTTGTACCAACTACTGACAGAATACACGTTAGTCATCCTCAATCGAGAATAGCAGCCTTTATTTACCTAGCTTCATTCGTGATGCATCTTGGTGCGCAAATTTGGATGACTTTTGTATCAG GTCTCACCTTGTACTTCGCATTACCAAGACACACGTTTGGGGAGGTGCAGCGTATCCTGTTTCCAAGATACTTCACCATTAATGCATGCCTTAGTCTCACTACACTTCTTATTTTCGTCAAACATCATCCTATACACACATGGAACACTGAAATTGCCATTCAG gtAGGTGGTATGTCCAGTGCCTTTTTTCTGGAGCTATTgatacgactctacttgactcCGCCTCTTCTACGGCTAATAGTACAGAAGAATACTCTGGAACGTGCTGCTGGTGTCGGCAACGAGATTGGTGTTCACAATCCTGGTCCTCTGAAACACTGCCCCCACTATTTAAAGATTCATCAAGCCTTTAGACGCGTCCATGTTTATATAGCAATGGGAAACATGTTGACTATGGGATGTACGGTGTTACATCTCCATTATATAGCTAGTAAATTATGCTTTATTTAA